The Conexivisphaera calida genome includes a region encoding these proteins:
- a CDS encoding glycosyltransferase family 2 protein, protein MGSVTAVIVLDHGILGFSPLQVVCVLLVFIVIEVPQVLGKALLLPILEASRGRTGEGVRVTAYPKVSVIVPAHNEEQYIGNTLASLLEDTYPNKEIIVVDDGSTDKTYVKASMLAGDPRVKIVRREEPSGSKARAVNYGIPFAAGDIIVVVDGDTVVERQALKRLVEPMLEDPRVIGTAGNIKVANRVNLLTRLQAYEYLVSMELGRRWQSVLNGLLVIPGAIGAIRRDVLDSVGRVHVDTITEDFDMTFMLQKTKGRIVFSPEAIAWTYVPERLRDWIRQRIRWASGQIQVYIKHSDALLRRRLGVFGALIAPNNIFMDMIVLFVKYIWLAAIILMHWTSPFYIVRFLLLLVIFYLVLEYVQLTSAALLTPGGDGIENAILVPLILPYRELLSAVRLFAYIKTLLGRRPAW, encoded by the coding sequence ATGGGCTCGGTTACCGCGGTGATCGTGCTCGACCACGGGATACTGGGGTTCTCCCCACTCCAGGTCGTCTGCGTGCTCCTCGTGTTCATCGTGATCGAGGTGCCCCAGGTGCTTGGTAAGGCGCTGCTCCTGCCAATACTGGAGGCATCCCGCGGCCGGACGGGGGAAGGGGTCAGGGTCACCGCGTACCCGAAGGTCTCCGTCATAGTTCCCGCGCACAATGAGGAACAGTACATAGGGAATACGCTCGCCAGCCTCCTGGAGGACACCTATCCAAACAAGGAGATAATAGTGGTGGATGACGGATCCACCGATAAGACCTACGTGAAGGCATCTATGTTAGCGGGGGATCCCAGGGTGAAGATCGTCAGGAGGGAGGAGCCGAGCGGGTCGAAGGCCAGGGCCGTCAACTACGGAATCCCGTTCGCCGCGGGCGATATAATAGTGGTCGTCGACGGAGACACGGTGGTGGAGCGGCAGGCCCTCAAGAGGCTCGTGGAGCCCATGCTCGAGGACCCCAGGGTCATAGGCACTGCGGGAAACATCAAGGTAGCCAACAGGGTGAACCTGCTGACGAGGCTGCAGGCATACGAGTACCTCGTGAGCATGGAGCTGGGAAGGCGCTGGCAATCGGTGCTGAACGGGTTGCTCGTCATTCCGGGCGCGATAGGCGCCATCAGGAGGGACGTGCTGGACTCCGTCGGCCGCGTGCACGTGGACACGATCACCGAGGACTTCGACATGACTTTCATGCTCCAGAAGACCAAGGGAAGGATAGTGTTCTCCCCCGAGGCGATAGCGTGGACGTACGTCCCGGAGCGCCTGAGGGACTGGATAAGGCAGCGGATAAGGTGGGCCTCGGGACAGATACAGGTGTACATCAAACACTCGGATGCGCTTCTGAGGAGGAGGCTCGGGGTCTTCGGCGCACTGATAGCTCCAAATAATATATTCATGGATATGATAGTGCTCTTCGTGAAGTACATCTGGTTGGCCGCCATCATCCTGATGCACTGGACATCCCCGTTCTACATCGTCAGGTTCCTGCTGCTCCTCGTGATCTTCTACTTGGTCCTGGAGTACGTGCAGCTGACCTCCGCGGCCCTTTTGACGCCCGGAGGGGACGGAATCGAGAACGCGATCCTGGTGCCGCTCATCCTCCCGTACAGGGAACTGCTCTCGGCGGTCAGGCTGTTCGCGTACATCAAAACGCTGCTGGGTAGAAGGCCCGCATGGTGA
- a CDS encoding V4R domain-containing protein has product MDQRGPQGFRLSLHWFEPGREITAVRVEADSAAKVGALWDYLTKRGIMVLGAMLNTDSNGTRAFAILDVTDIGREPAMEMMRDAPIEDMRLEVMDPGVRGFASTGGHLLEAGSGRAVVTSERTLTGFFRGMRELLGDDAGAAFLYYAGFVSGREWGKFLMALKYDPVTAVKINFETLKSQGYATSIAVLEGEDKYRIEVRDLVECDLLSDYAAEKGGHVRTSHWFRGTIAGFLAAVRGGEWGVEEVECVNDGSDKCVFEARRKK; this is encoded by the coding sequence ATGGATCAACGGGGACCCCAGGGCTTCAGGTTGTCCCTGCACTGGTTCGAGCCCGGAAGGGAGATCACTGCTGTGAGGGTGGAGGCGGACTCCGCGGCGAAGGTGGGCGCGCTCTGGGACTACCTGACGAAGAGGGGTATTATGGTGCTGGGGGCAATGTTGAACACCGATTCGAATGGTACAAGGGCGTTCGCCATACTGGACGTCACGGACATCGGCAGGGAGCCGGCGATGGAGATGATGCGCGACGCCCCGATCGAGGACATGAGGCTGGAGGTCATGGACCCCGGGGTGAGGGGGTTCGCGTCCACGGGGGGACACCTGCTGGAGGCCGGGAGCGGCAGGGCCGTGGTCACGTCCGAGAGGACCCTCACGGGCTTCTTCAGGGGAATGAGGGAGCTGTTAGGGGACGACGCGGGAGCGGCGTTCCTCTACTACGCGGGATTCGTGAGCGGCAGGGAGTGGGGGAAGTTCCTGATGGCCCTCAAATACGACCCCGTGACGGCCGTGAAGATAAACTTCGAGACCCTGAAGTCCCAGGGCTACGCGACGTCAATAGCGGTCCTGGAGGGAGAGGACAAGTACAGGATAGAGGTGCGCGACCTCGTGGAGTGCGACCTCCTCTCGGACTACGCAGCCGAGAAGGGCGGGCACGTGAGGACCTCGCACTGGTTCCGCGGCACGATAGCCGGGTTCCTCGCGGCCGTGAGGGGAGGGGAGTGGGGCGTGGAGGAGGTCGAGTGCGTGAACGATGGATCCGACAAGTGCGTCTTCGAGGCAAGGAGGAAGAAGTAG
- a CDS encoding cystathionine gamma-synthase family protein yields the protein MGEGFDTKLIHGHGYYDEAQGHFIPPIYMGTICEHPDRETGQPRMTERGTELKYAREENVTVEALENVIAKIEDAADALAYSSGMGAIGSLLISMLRPGMRVVVPMEEYGTTIRLLEELTKFGIIVDQVWPDTASIVDALSRPADIVFLETMTNPTLKVLDVREISRAARDAGAKLIVDNTFVTPYIYRPLRDGAYAVLHSATKYLAGHNDVLAGVSAFPDQGTARSAWEWRRMLGSTMSAFNAYLVLRGLKSLSIRMDRESASAMAVAEFLHDHPAIKRVHYPGLSDSPYREIADRLFERRLYGAVVSFELRGGKDAVLRVLKRVKVIKPSPSLGGTESLLTYAAMSASGPIAPEVRERLGITDGLLRLSVGLEDVDDLIEDLDAALRD from the coding sequence ATGGGGGAGGGGTTCGACACAAAGCTGATCCACGGCCACGGCTACTACGACGAGGCCCAGGGACACTTCATTCCTCCCATCTACATGGGCACCATCTGTGAGCACCCGGACAGGGAGACCGGACAGCCCAGGATGACGGAGAGGGGGACCGAGCTCAAGTACGCCAGGGAGGAGAACGTCACGGTCGAGGCCCTCGAGAACGTCATAGCTAAGATAGAGGACGCCGCGGACGCGCTCGCCTACTCCTCCGGCATGGGCGCCATAGGCAGCCTTCTCATCTCCATGCTCAGGCCAGGGATGCGCGTGGTCGTCCCGATGGAGGAGTACGGGACCACGATAAGGCTGCTGGAGGAGCTGACGAAGTTCGGGATAATCGTGGACCAGGTGTGGCCGGACACGGCCTCGATCGTGGATGCACTCTCCAGGCCAGCCGACATCGTCTTCCTGGAGACGATGACGAACCCGACGCTCAAGGTCCTGGACGTGAGGGAGATATCCCGCGCCGCGAGGGACGCGGGCGCCAAGCTGATCGTGGACAACACGTTCGTCACTCCGTACATATACCGTCCCCTCAGGGACGGAGCCTACGCGGTCCTCCACAGCGCCACGAAGTACCTAGCGGGCCACAACGACGTGCTGGCCGGGGTCTCGGCGTTCCCGGACCAGGGGACGGCGCGCTCAGCTTGGGAGTGGCGCAGGATGCTCGGCTCCACGATGTCGGCGTTCAACGCATACCTCGTGCTCAGGGGGCTGAAGAGCCTGAGCATCAGGATGGACCGCGAGAGCGCGTCCGCGATGGCCGTGGCGGAGTTCCTGCACGACCACCCGGCGATCAAGAGGGTCCATTACCCGGGGCTGAGCGACAGCCCGTACAGGGAGATCGCTGACAGGCTGTTCGAGAGGAGGCTCTACGGGGCGGTCGTGAGCTTCGAGCTGAGGGGTGGGAAGGACGCGGTCCTCAGGGTGCTGAAGAGGGTCAAGGTGATAAAGCCGTCGCCGAGCCTGGGCGGAACGGAGAGCCTGCTGACGTACGCGGCCATGAGCGCCTCCGGGCCCATAGCTCCTGAGGTCAGGGAGAGGCTCGGGATAACCGACGGCCTGCTGAGGCTGTCGGTCGGGCTCGAGGACGTGGACGACCTGATCGAGGACCTGGACGCGGCCCTCAGGGACTGA
- a CDS encoding HAD family hydrolase, translated as MAKAKLPWVDMVSVEPCGAVVDCRGGLRDYLRGALGDSDLADELAVLAVDAARSMRAPYISRLVGGLDVAMELRGVSRPEGLGRGLMDAARGWRIFPDAASGIAIMRDTGYRVALVSDVEDWLIRGLVEGSGLHVDAVYGAMGGGNGEYVSRPHAIFNAYKDSGVPLWRGLHAGADVDSDVRPAMVLGLRTAWVNRYNDEEPEEGIASEYVVESLEELAEQLAEGNEGRDLDGWLRRESDGETGVQ; from the coding sequence TTGGCCAAGGCCAAGCTTCCCTGGGTTGACATGGTGAGCGTGGAGCCCTGCGGGGCCGTCGTGGACTGCAGGGGAGGTCTGCGGGATTACCTGAGGGGGGCGCTCGGGGACTCGGATCTCGCGGACGAGCTGGCGGTCCTCGCAGTGGACGCGGCCCGCTCCATGCGCGCCCCCTACATTTCCCGCCTCGTCGGGGGACTGGACGTCGCGATGGAGCTGCGCGGGGTGAGCCGCCCCGAGGGGCTCGGGAGGGGGCTGATGGATGCTGCCAGGGGATGGAGGATCTTCCCGGACGCGGCCAGCGGGATAGCGATCATGAGGGACACCGGATATCGCGTGGCGCTCGTCTCGGACGTGGAGGACTGGCTCATCAGGGGGCTCGTGGAGGGATCCGGGCTGCACGTGGACGCCGTGTACGGGGCGATGGGCGGGGGGAACGGCGAGTACGTGTCGCGCCCCCACGCCATATTCAACGCGTACAAGGACTCGGGGGTGCCGCTCTGGCGGGGGCTCCACGCGGGAGCAGACGTGGACTCGGACGTGAGGCCGGCCATGGTCCTCGGGCTCAGGACCGCGTGGGTGAACAGGTACAACGACGAGGAGCCGGAGGAGGGGATAGCGTCCGAGTACGTGGTGGAGTCGCTGGAGGAGCTGGCGGAGCAGCTTGCGGAGGGGAACGAGGGAAGGGACCTCGACGGATGGCTGCGGAGGGAGTCCGACGGGGAGACGGGCGTGCAGTAG
- a CDS encoding metallophosphoesterase family protein has translation MAGLRVLFVSDVHYRPDLAGEDSPRAAGLAKLREIVREESPDLLLGAGDWDLGFDEEAFEELAEMTYVLTIYGNHENREGIAAARNSDGRPVLIPDGEVIEFEGLTIAGISGNVGSGKKWHHKRPEEFESEAADVSDGSVDVLITHEPPAEVPFIPENPYGKRVVMRAVRIVRPGLHFSGHVEYPTQLVKYEGMKFLHVDSQPPACEYALGIFEDGILRELRIRRAPVIPLRDAAIDHGGIGQGQASLG, from the coding sequence ATGGCGGGGCTCAGGGTGCTCTTCGTGAGCGACGTTCACTACAGGCCGGACCTGGCCGGCGAGGACTCCCCCAGGGCCGCCGGCCTCGCCAAGCTGAGGGAGATAGTGAGGGAGGAGTCACCCGACCTCCTCCTGGGGGCCGGCGACTGGGACTTGGGGTTCGACGAGGAGGCGTTCGAGGAGCTTGCGGAGATGACCTACGTTCTGACCATCTACGGGAACCACGAGAACAGGGAGGGGATAGCGGCGGCGCGCAACTCGGACGGGAGGCCGGTGCTGATCCCCGACGGCGAGGTCATTGAGTTCGAGGGCCTCACGATCGCCGGCATATCGGGGAACGTGGGGAGCGGGAAGAAGTGGCACCACAAGAGGCCCGAGGAGTTCGAGTCGGAGGCGGCGGACGTCTCCGACGGGAGCGTCGACGTGCTGATAACCCACGAGCCGCCGGCCGAGGTCCCGTTCATCCCCGAGAACCCCTACGGGAAGAGGGTGGTGATGAGGGCCGTCAGGATCGTGAGGCCGGGGCTTCACTTCAGCGGGCACGTGGAGTACCCCACGCAGCTCGTGAAGTACGAGGGCATGAAGTTCCTGCACGTCGACAGCCAGCCTCCCGCGTGTGAGTACGCCCTGGGCATATTCGAGGACGGGATCCTGCGCGAGCTCAGGATAAGGAGGGCCCCGGTAATACCTTTAAGGGACGCCGCCATCGATCACGGCGGTATTGGCCAAGGCCAAGCTTCCCTGGGTTGA
- a CDS encoding ParB N-terminal domain-containing protein: MASAAREIVEAPLEDCEPDPRFLYRVRYDVDDLVRSIRRGQIHPALAWRREDGKYMVFAGVRRLMAARAARRRYGEPRTFLVELVPPDTPIEEMWRLALDENVTQRKITPLDLVKAARSAPEGALRGVASLSERALKDLASIARRVTDEELEDVSRVEGEFNSRVGVERHLTFRQIAELVGLDRYTRIVAVWYFLMDPTKDVDDVRRAIRMPLIPDPLQKLLAGLEPPRFEEAGGAGSVQVSGGGSPGEAGEAGEAAPATRPEDAPAEPVGLTEPSGTDAMSAPSAPQAQPGDQATEPEVEGCEGGRVYNVLLGPDDDVFVFECPRHCGRVCIRIVRRG, from the coding sequence GTGGCGAGCGCCGCGCGCGAGATAGTGGAGGCCCCGCTCGAGGACTGCGAGCCCGATCCCCGGTTCCTCTACCGGGTGCGCTACGACGTGGACGATCTGGTGAGGAGCATCCGCCGCGGCCAGATCCACCCGGCGCTCGCGTGGCGCCGCGAGGACGGCAAGTACATGGTGTTCGCGGGGGTGCGCAGGCTCATGGCCGCCCGCGCTGCCCGCAGGAGGTACGGCGAGCCCAGGACCTTCCTCGTGGAGCTCGTGCCGCCGGACACCCCGATCGAGGAGATGTGGAGGCTCGCGCTCGACGAGAACGTCACGCAGAGGAAGATAACCCCGCTCGACCTCGTGAAGGCCGCGAGGTCCGCGCCCGAGGGCGCCCTGCGCGGCGTGGCCTCGCTCAGCGAGCGCGCCCTGAAGGACCTGGCGTCGATCGCCAGGAGGGTGACGGACGAGGAGCTCGAGGACGTCTCGCGCGTCGAGGGGGAGTTCAACTCCAGGGTCGGGGTCGAGCGCCACCTCACCTTCAGGCAGATAGCGGAGCTCGTGGGCCTGGACAGGTACACGCGGATCGTGGCGGTCTGGTACTTCCTCATGGATCCCACGAAGGACGTGGACGACGTCAGGCGCGCCATCCGCATGCCACTCATCCCGGATCCCCTCCAGAAGCTCCTAGCGGGGCTGGAGCCGCCGAGGTTCGAGGAGGCGGGAGGTGCGGGGAGCGTCCAAGTTTCAGGCGGTGGGTCCCCCGGGGAGGCCGGGGAGGCGGGGGAGGCGGCGCCGGCGACGCGCCCCGAGGATGCGCCGGCAGAGCCGGTCGGATTGACCGAGCCCAGCGGCACGGACGCGATGTCGGCCCCCTCCGCACCGCAGGCGCAGCCCGGGGATCAGGCGACCGAACCGGAGGTGGAGGGGTGCGAAGGGGGGCGCGTCTACAACGTGCTCCTGGGGCCGGACGACGACGTGTTCGTGTTCGAGTGCCCGCGTCACTGCGGGCGGGTCTGCATACGCATAGTCAGGCGTGGATGA
- a CDS encoding G1 family glutamic endopeptidase → MRRSWLIASAVVLVALLAAIPAVASSRTMGVGGPRIPLRAGGNESLNWAGYADVVSSGSVTVANASFIVPTVQPSKSSTYVSVWVGIDGYNDSTVEQTGILAESSHGSVSYSAWYEFYPSSPVYAPSNDHVKPGDFIVAWVQYNSNNGTFTTFLKDINESWTFISPATSVTGADRSSAEWIVERPAIGGSLTTLANFGTAHFGLNYTGVSGTCYADINGVYSNISAFNYYPINMTNNNGQTIAYPSGLLGGGTSFNVTYGSGTSSTSSPHGHK, encoded by the coding sequence ATGCGGAGATCGTGGCTGATAGCGTCGGCGGTCGTGCTGGTGGCGCTTCTCGCGGCCATCCCAGCTGTGGCGAGCTCGCGCACGATGGGCGTCGGCGGCCCCCGCATCCCCCTGAGGGCCGGGGGCAACGAGTCGCTCAACTGGGCAGGGTACGCGGACGTCGTGAGCTCGGGATCCGTCACCGTGGCGAACGCGTCCTTCATAGTTCCGACCGTCCAGCCGAGCAAGTCATCGACGTACGTGTCGGTGTGGGTCGGCATAGATGGGTACAACGACAGCACGGTCGAGCAGACGGGGATACTGGCGGAGAGCTCCCACGGCTCCGTCAGCTACTCAGCGTGGTACGAGTTCTACCCATCATCCCCGGTCTACGCGCCATCCAATGACCACGTCAAGCCCGGGGACTTCATAGTCGCCTGGGTCCAGTACAACAGCAACAACGGGACATTCACGACCTTCCTCAAGGACATAAACGAGAGCTGGACATTCATCTCGCCTGCCACCAGCGTCACCGGAGCGGACAGGAGCTCCGCCGAGTGGATAGTCGAGAGGCCGGCCATAGGGGGAAGCCTGACGACCCTGGCTAACTTCGGGACTGCGCACTTCGGGCTGAACTACACCGGCGTGAGCGGGACCTGCTACGCGGACATCAACGGGGTCTACTCAAACATAAGTGCGTTCAACTACTACCCGATAAACATGACCAACAACAATGGTCAGACCATCGCATATCCGTCCGGGCTCCTCGGCGGAGGGACGAGCTTCAACGTCACCTATGGGAGCGGCACTTCCAGCACGAGCAGCCCTCACGGCCACAAATAG
- a CDS encoding HAD family hydrolase: MDPAEDMVLVVADMDRTLSREEDGFVVRDEVATALNELASRHKFAVVTGRREETAMRLAGRLRPTAWVLEDGAIVLYGDRRVVVAPADWGLRREEILAQLRSRGYRCSLGKVAIYVDGVPSDPPAGVQVVPNRGSAIVLPEGIDKGFGVRALTDVMGYRGKVVAVGDGENDLAMFEAADVKVAVANAVEELKRAADIVLSREDGEGMLELIGMLEDLPQLR; the protein is encoded by the coding sequence ATGGACCCGGCGGAGGACATGGTGCTCGTGGTCGCGGACATGGACAGGACCCTGAGCAGGGAGGAGGACGGGTTCGTCGTGAGGGACGAGGTGGCGACGGCGCTGAACGAGCTGGCCTCCAGGCATAAGTTCGCCGTGGTGACCGGCAGGAGGGAGGAGACCGCCATGAGGCTGGCAGGGCGCCTGCGGCCGACCGCGTGGGTACTGGAGGACGGCGCGATAGTGCTGTACGGCGACAGGAGGGTCGTCGTGGCCCCGGCCGACTGGGGCCTGCGGAGGGAGGAGATCCTGGCTCAGCTGAGGTCCAGGGGGTACAGGTGCTCGCTCGGGAAGGTCGCGATATACGTGGATGGGGTGCCGAGCGATCCGCCGGCCGGCGTCCAGGTCGTACCGAACAGGGGGAGCGCGATAGTGCTGCCCGAGGGCATAGACAAGGGGTTCGGCGTCCGCGCGCTGACGGACGTCATGGGGTACAGGGGGAAGGTCGTGGCCGTGGGCGATGGGGAGAACGACCTGGCCATGTTCGAGGCGGCGGACGTGAAGGTGGCGGTGGCGAACGCGGTCGAGGAGCTGAAGAGGGCCGCCGACATAGTTCTGAGCCGGGAGGACGGCGAGGGAATGCTGGAGCTCATCGGCATGCTCGAGGATCTCCCGCAGCTTCGCTAG
- a CDS encoding glycosyltransferase family 2 protein produces the protein MRIVNLLYASYPFALALAITYFTYTSLQTAWFAFLLWTSVTLGFAQFVALLIQRGRAAGYALPYTGRPLGLRVAAFVTSYNEEPEIVERTLLSVKAALGSRGDVYLLDDSTRPEISEELSRFCGRNGIIYMHRTDRRGFKAGAINDALRQVGDRYDLVAIFDADQRPTRQFFDVTLPFFEDPGIAFVQVPQYYEDTRSLIGQGAKYQQEPFLRRIMRGRDQLSAFSLGSGTVYRIPVLREVGYLEEDTVTEDVATSVKIHERGYRSKYVDLPLIWYGAPPTYVGSYVTQQSRWALGAFQLIPALLRSDLNFRAFADYVAGLFYWLEVGPFTLVQIAAPVAFLFGVMFLRMDPVIYVLAYVPYMAFTVLYFQRLMRGTNYGLRGFLLHQSLEYLEFPAVTASFFAWLLGRRVPFKVTPKGGRGRRSLRPLVYHEVILALLAASMIRGAAALPHAGYVQIWALGVNEFWAAWHFLFLAVGVYLSVLSMSEEEKSYVGPAPPSAPTARTADPLPLPGASSIIIPYDFSYVYS, from the coding sequence ATGAGGATCGTCAACCTGCTCTACGCCTCGTACCCGTTCGCCCTGGCGCTGGCGATCACCTACTTCACCTACACGTCCCTCCAGACGGCATGGTTCGCATTCCTGCTCTGGACGTCGGTGACGCTGGGCTTCGCGCAGTTCGTCGCGCTCCTGATCCAGCGCGGGAGGGCCGCCGGCTACGCCCTGCCGTACACGGGGAGGCCCCTGGGGCTGAGGGTGGCGGCGTTCGTGACGTCATACAACGAGGAGCCGGAGATAGTCGAGAGGACCCTCCTCTCGGTGAAGGCGGCGCTCGGCTCGAGGGGCGACGTCTACCTGCTGGATGACTCCACCAGGCCCGAGATCTCGGAGGAGCTGTCGCGCTTCTGCGGGAGGAACGGGATCATCTACATGCACAGGACGGACAGGAGGGGCTTCAAGGCCGGCGCGATAAACGACGCGCTGAGGCAGGTCGGCGACAGGTACGACCTGGTGGCCATATTCGACGCGGACCAGAGGCCGACGAGGCAGTTCTTCGACGTCACGCTCCCATTCTTCGAGGATCCCGGGATAGCGTTCGTCCAGGTGCCGCAGTACTACGAGGACACGAGGTCGCTGATAGGCCAGGGGGCCAAGTACCAGCAGGAGCCCTTCCTCAGGAGGATAATGAGGGGGAGGGATCAGCTCTCCGCCTTCTCCCTCGGCTCCGGCACCGTCTACAGGATCCCCGTTCTGAGGGAGGTCGGATACCTGGAGGAGGACACGGTCACGGAGGACGTGGCGACCTCCGTGAAGATCCACGAGAGGGGCTACCGCTCGAAGTACGTCGACCTGCCGCTGATCTGGTACGGCGCCCCGCCGACGTACGTTGGATCATATGTCACGCAGCAGAGCAGGTGGGCGCTCGGGGCCTTCCAGCTCATCCCGGCGCTCCTGAGGAGCGACCTGAACTTCAGGGCGTTCGCGGACTACGTGGCGGGGCTCTTCTACTGGCTCGAGGTCGGACCGTTCACGCTCGTGCAGATAGCGGCGCCGGTGGCCTTCCTCTTCGGGGTCATGTTCCTCAGGATGGACCCGGTCATATACGTGCTGGCTTACGTGCCCTACATGGCGTTCACCGTGCTCTACTTCCAGCGCCTGATGCGGGGGACGAACTACGGCCTGAGGGGGTTCCTGCTCCACCAGTCCCTCGAGTACTTGGAGTTCCCCGCGGTCACGGCCTCCTTCTTCGCGTGGCTCCTTGGGAGGAGGGTCCCGTTCAAGGTCACCCCGAAGGGCGGGAGGGGGAGGAGGTCGCTGAGGCCCCTGGTGTACCACGAGGTGATACTGGCGCTGCTGGCCGCGAGCATGATCAGGGGCGCCGCGGCGCTCCCCCATGCCGGGTACGTGCAGATCTGGGCTCTGGGGGTCAACGAGTTCTGGGCGGCCTGGCACTTCCTCTTCCTGGCCGTCGGGGTGTACCTGAGCGTCCTCTCGATGAGCGAGGAGGAGAAATCGTACGTGGGGCCCGCGCCCCCCTCGGCTCCCACCGCGCGGACGGCGGATCCCCTCCCCCTCCCGGGCGCGTCGAGCATCATAATTCCGTATGATTTCAGTTATGTTTATAGCTAA
- a CDS encoding ArsR/SmtB family transcription factor — MVEVGSRAGGTLFSDCKVVEKGKEEEHLRKMMEDMASNVDPDIVEVISDVMKAMMDPTRIRIVAMAKARGKVYGCEVEAAFGLNEPMASYHLRFLAKAKVLARKRERKMTAYVPGGGIGWAIAEKVLETVKGKI; from the coding sequence ATGGTCGAGGTCGGGTCCAGGGCCGGCGGCACCCTTTTCTCGGACTGCAAGGTTGTGGAGAAGGGGAAGGAGGAGGAGCACCTGAGGAAGATGATGGAGGACATGGCGAGCAACGTGGACCCCGACATTGTCGAGGTGATCTCGGACGTGATGAAGGCGATGATGGATCCCACGCGGATCAGGATAGTGGCCATGGCGAAGGCCAGGGGGAAGGTCTACGGGTGCGAGGTGGAGGCCGCGTTCGGCCTCAACGAGCCCATGGCTTCCTACCACCTCAGGTTCCTCGCGAAGGCGAAGGTCCTGGCCAGGAAGCGCGAGAGGAAGATGACCGCCTACGTGCCCGGCGGGGGCATCGGCTGGGCCATCGCCGAGAAGGTCCTGGAGACCGTGAAGGGCAAGATCTGA
- a CDS encoding TFIIB-type zinc ribbon-containing protein — MSAEGGERIRAPVPVDRCPRCGARALLVDLDTGEVVCARCGAVILERVEAEDGGERRWRGDLERGEHVGPPQSALHPIGRETVVGPGGGWEFSRLRAMDARGTRGDGERADAASAISAISGALSLPAPVQEEAMRIFLRVHGAGATRGRTTHGMAAAAVLAALRWMGIPRRIADVAEAAGMDRRVLWAHYRALVEALGDGRGSRSPRPEDFVARVASAVAPGRDAGRIARRALELLGALRDLDGESMEGKDPMGLAAGAVYLAAGAEGIRATQCGIAQAVGVTEVTVRHGASVIRAALTADARAELPQR, encoded by the coding sequence ATGTCAGCGGAAGGTGGGGAACGGATTCGCGCGCCCGTGCCCGTCGACCGCTGTCCGCGCTGCGGTGCGCGCGCCCTCCTCGTGGACCTCGACACGGGCGAGGTGGTCTGCGCGAGGTGCGGCGCCGTCATCCTGGAGAGGGTCGAGGCGGAGGACGGCGGGGAGAGGAGGTGGAGGGGCGACCTGGAACGCGGGGAGCACGTGGGCCCGCCGCAGTCCGCGCTCCACCCGATCGGGCGCGAGACCGTCGTGGGCCCCGGCGGCGGATGGGAGTTCTCGCGGCTGCGCGCGATGGACGCCAGGGGGACCCGCGGGGATGGTGAACGCGCGGACGCGGCTAGCGCGATATCGGCCATCTCGGGCGCGCTCTCGCTGCCGGCGCCGGTGCAGGAGGAGGCGATGCGGATCTTCCTGCGCGTCCACGGGGCGGGCGCCACGAGGGGTCGCACAACGCACGGGATGGCCGCCGCCGCTGTGCTGGCGGCCCTCCGCTGGATGGGGATCCCTAGGCGCATCGCGGACGTGGCGGAGGCGGCCGGAATGGACAGGCGCGTGCTGTGGGCGCACTACAGGGCCCTCGTCGAGGCGCTCGGCGACGGGCGGGGATCCCGCTCGCCCCGTCCGGAGGACTTCGTGGCGCGCGTGGCATCGGCGGTCGCGCCCGGGAGGGATGCCGGGAGGATCGCGAGGCGCGCCCTCGAGCTCCTGGGCGCCCTCCGCGACCTCGACGGGGAGTCGATGGAGGGGAAGGATCCTATGGGCCTCGCGGCCGGCGCGGTCTACCTAGCGGCGGGCGCGGAGGGGATCAGGGCCACGCAGTGTGGCATAGCGCAGGCCGTCGGCGTGACGGAGGTCACGGTGAGGCACGGCGCATCCGTGATACGCGCGGCGCTGACGGCGGACGCCCGCGCCGAGCTCCCGCAGCGCTAG
- a CDS encoding archaellin/type IV pilin N-terminal domain-containing protein codes for MKAAVPLKGAPRPSHTAVHRRKAISEMLAVIILLALTVVAGVLVYQIFTGKAGVASTNTAISIQSAYISGENGVMTLTVQNTGSNIINSVTVQVYQNGKQVLQQSPSLPSNGIPPGQSWSETFTGSFTPGEQYTIIVQASSSTGSSTTATVTVTAN; via the coding sequence ATGAAGGCCGCAGTTCCCCTCAAGGGCGCGCCGCGCCCATCGCACACGGCGGTGCACAGGCGCAAGGCCATATCGGAGATGCTCGCGGTGATAATACTCCTGGCGCTCACGGTCGTGGCCGGCGTGCTGGTGTACCAGATCTTCACCGGGAAGGCCGGCGTGGCGTCCACGAACACCGCGATATCGATACAGAGCGCGTACATCTCCGGCGAGAACGGAGTGATGACGCTCACGGTACAGAACACGGGCTCGAACATAATCAACTCGGTGACCGTGCAGGTGTATCAGAACGGGAAACAGGTGTTGCAACAGTCGCCCAGCTTGCCTTCCAACGGCATTCCGCCCGGACAGTCCTGGTCCGAGACTTTCACGGGATCCTTCACGCCAGGTGAGCAGTACACGATAATAGTGCAGGCGAGCAGCAGCACGGGCAGCTCGACCACCGC